A window of Trichoderma atroviride chromosome 3, complete sequence contains these coding sequences:
- a CDS encoding uncharacterized protein (BUSCO:EOG092D0CTT): MSDSEDASPNGEPVADYENPSPAVENDDDADVPQLEEQDIPEDPSSVDLEEEKHVVDATVVEASAQNGDISEITSADASSIDAVPRRAGSPIESVTSGVGDSPSVQGSRVSSPSSSVLPTAASRSGLGSPTPSFRPFDRRFQSRISSFNALSPRPSSPAFAASHSRHASYSSNFPIDQADTDTPSPPWEIVRWTRLKKLNSYAFSESAKRNFGSPTCLAVSASIFLGTSKGIILMFDYSQNLKLIIGPGTKAVESGPITALAVSADHTTIAGGHSNGNIFTWDTTRPSRPFLTIPHLDDSQVQDRTVDGHTPEASVIHLGFLGTRHTALVSADGHGMAFSHLATRGTGPLGRTVKTTRILGRYPNAPMPPGKTIKPSTVLAFAPLPLGNIERATDKMGLTAMLTPYLLVIVSTTPVAQTQHKSARPKDVPAHSAMTGCLAWFPAVNLKVADSHTGSTFSKAKLAYCWSNVLTVLDVEEIPGDDADQPPSLRFKARSRWKCEESIAAVQWLSRSVLTVLTISQRLIVLEDRTMRMTEAFDLLERYIYHTDLFSTQLHTLVENLDENDVSMHGVVADAFYMSFKAYKGRMFLLGFNDVAIGALSNWADRLIATMEHGDYIGAIQLATTYYTGDANKLTVGLPDDTDLRHNMVRDKLMEITSASLKYAFTQRQKHKASVDDDHLKQLAETCFVACQTIDNIDFLFEELYEWYSDADVEGIFLETLEPYILDQTITVVPPTVVKDMVNYYVIKGWESRLEEMICHMETVTLDLDQLTILCKQHNLYDALTYVWNQALQDYITPMIDLLNLLVPLMSNGDFMAGSTSDDYYGVNAVKIFPYLSYILTGRIYPSGETMDEEVAHKAKAEIYWFYFSGKTISWPKGSGKGFLTRTDGEAEPAFPYLRMILKFDAPSFLSALNEAFEDSFLNDSSEKHSNGNGSKMDMPEEQIFGLTINRQYILSILLDVMNSTDFAPADTIYLDMFIARNLPKFPQYLLFSGTTLSNVLTGLCNYPGPDLAEDAQLSAEYLLSVYHPSDMPALMPLIKQAGFYRILKRVYKVDKQYGKLVQTYFEDAEDQDLVFDCIAECLRPHSELSQRQRQEVLEVIENHAKDLLELSPERSASTLASQETELHQHILASAADAPGLQHAYLKTLLEPEDPLADGQQALDRYLVEQYVQLMCKFDPHHVSDYISLVQSVDLQLNNLLPVMEETGVVDAAVVLMANAGQVIEAMERLVRHLGTLESAMEGLLRSHNTKDGEDDSSLSLQPSAEALLESLQKYVHVGIWLCQEQTKAPRRTSVVSKNKTAQENLSADEALWLNLIIACVQVTQNLAPSIQAVANEDVLDEEMLLAKLRSLVQHTFTSLLVSTSSQASDQANGQLGAVTFSNPASNLSFLRVLRSFLTQVAASSPSLADLRSVLASIFSAYAYEESILRLSNRLIERNLFTNVNTSVELRQRGWRPRGSTCEACGKRVWGPGLAGNSVFEAWEDKQALEDAARKQRQTQVAERAKGHARITDRRSKGKSLDMRPSSMLLEQYAGNSNKDQLLGPLVVLACRHIYHQTCLDALQEKQENGILPRDLDYKCPIDGRSHI, encoded by the exons ATGTCTGATTCTGAAGACGCATCTCCCAATGGGGAGCCAGTGGCGGACTACGAGAACCCAAGTCCTGCCGTAGAAAACGATGATGACGCCGATGTCCCGCAGCTCGAGGAACAAGACATACCAGAAGACCCCAGCTCTGTGGatttggaggaggagaagcatGTCGTAGATGCCACAGTTGTAGAAGCATCTGCTCAGAATGGGGACATTTCCGAAATCACTTCGGCGGACGCCAGCTCCATTGATGCGGTTCCGCGCAGAGCAGGGAGTCCCATTGAGTCTGTCACCTCTGGGGTGGGAGACTCTCCATCGGTCCAG GGCTCGCGCGTTTCCTCTCCAAGCAGCAGTGTGTTGCCAACAGCTGCGTCCCGTTCAGGGCTAGGCAGCCCGACGCCGTCCTTCCGACCCTTTGATCGACGATTCCAATCCCGCATATCCTCGTTTAACGCCCTCAGCCCTCGTCCCTCGTCTCCTGCATTTGCGGCTAGCCACAGCCGCCACGCCTCTTACAGCTCTAATTTTCCTATAGATCAAGCCGATACAGACACACCATCGCCACCGTGGGAAATCGTAAGGTGGACTAgactgaagaagctgaataGCTATGCGTTCTCAGAATCAGCGAAGCGGAATTTTGGGTCGCCCACGTGTCTTGCTGTGTCGGCTTCAATTTTTTTGGGAACCTCCAAAGGCATAATCTTAATGTTTGACTATAGCCAAAACCTAAAACTCATCATCGGCCCCGGGACTAAAG CTGTTGAGTCTGGTCCTATTACTGCCCTCGCTGTATCAGCAGATCACACAACCATAGCCGGCGGTCATTCCAACGGAAACATCTTTACTTGGGATACAACACGGCCTTCACGGCCTTTCCTTACAATCCCGCATCTAGACGACTCTCAAGTACAGGATAGGACAGTGGATGGTCATACGCCAGAGGCCTCTGTCATCCATCTAGGATTTCTGGGGACCCGGCACACAGCTCTTGTATCCgcagatggccatggcaTGGCTTTCTCCCATCTTGCCACCAGAGGCACTGGGCCACTAGGCAGAACGGTCAAGACCACGAGGATATTGGGCCGGTATCCCAATGCGCCAATGCCTCCAGGCAAAACAATAAAGCCTAGCACCGTTCTAGCCTTTGCGCCTCTGCCATTGGGAAACATTGAACGTGCGACAGACAAGATGGGACTGACTGCTATGCTTACCCCTTATTTACTTGTCATTGTCTCCACGACCCCAGTGGCGCAGACGCAACACAAGTCGGCACGTCCTAAGGATGTTCCGGCTCACAGCGCGATGACGGGCTGCTTGGCCTGGTTTCCTGCTGTGAACCTTAAAGTTGCAGACTCACACACTGGATCTACCTTCTCGAAAGCAAAACTGGCGTATTGTTGGTCTAATGTGCTAACAGTGCTGGACGTCGAAGAGATTCCTGGAGACGACGCTGATCAGCCACCTTCGTTGAGGTTTAAAGCTCGAAGTAGATGGAAATGTGAGGAGtccattgctgctgtgcaGTGGCTTAGCCGCTCTGTGTTGACTGTCTTGACGATTTCTCAAAGATTGATTGTTCTGGAGGACAGAACCATGCGCATGACGGAAGCGTTTGATCTATTGGAGAGATACATCTATCACACTGATCTTTTCTCCACACAACTACACACTCTTGTGGAAAATCTAGACGAAAATGATGTATCGATGCATGGGGTTGTAGCCGACGCCTTTTACATGAGCTTCAAAGCATACAAAGGGAGAATGTTCCTCCTAGGTTTCAACGACGTGGCTATAGGCGCATTATCAAATTGGGCAGACCGACTTATTGCCACAATGGAGCACGGTGATTATATAGGGGCTATTCAGCTGGCTACCACCTATTATACTGGCGACGCCAACAAGTTGACCGTCGGCCTCCCCGACGATACTGACCTAAGACATAATATGGTTCGCGACAAGCTCATGGAGATAACCAGCGCCTCTTTGAAATATGCATTTACACAGAGACAAAAGCACAAGGCATCTGTGGATGATGATCATTTGAAGCAACTTGCTGAAACTTGTTTTGTGGCTTGCCAAACTATTGACAATATTGATTTTCTGTTTGAAGAGCTATACGAATGGTATAGCGATGCTGATGTCGAAGGCATATTTCTCGAAACGCTTGAGCCTTATATCCTTGACCAAACGATTACGGTTGTCCCACCTACAGTGGTTAAGGATATGGTAAATTACTATGTTATCAAAGGATGGGAAAGCAGGCTTGAGGAGATGATTTGCCACATGGAGACGGTAACTCTAGATCTGGATCAGCTCACCATTCTCTGCAAGCAACATAATCTATACGATGCGCTTACCTACGTCTGGAATCAAGCTTTGCAAGATTACATTACCCCAATGATCGACCTACTCAATCTACTGGTCCCCCTGATGTCTAACGGAGACTTTATGGCCGGCAGCACGAGCGATGACTATTACGGCGTGAATGCGGTCAAGATATTCCCTTACCTCTCCTATATTCTCACGGGACGAATTTATCCAAGCGGAGAGACAATGGACGAAGAGGTAGCGCATAAGGCCAAGGCGGAGATTTACTGGTTCTATTTTTCTGGGAAAACTATTTCATGGCCcaaaggcagcggcaaaggGTTTCTCACCAGGACCGACGGAGAAGCAGAGCCTGCATTTCCATATCTGAGGATGATTCTCAAATTTGATGCTCCTAGTTTCCTCAGCGCTTTGAATGAAGCGTTTGAAGACTCGTTTCTGAATGATTCTTCTGAAAAACACTCCAATGGAAATGGATCCAAGATGGACATGCCCGAGGAACAGATCTTTGGCTTGACAATTAATCGACAGTACATTTTGTCAATCTTGCTCGATGTAATGAATTCAACGGATTTTGCCCCCGCCGACACGATATATCTCGACATGTTTATTGCTCGAAATCTCCCCAAATTTCCTCAATATCTGCTGTTCTCTGGCACGACTTTGTCAAACGTACTCACAGGACTATGCAATTACCCTGGTCCCGACCTTGCTGAGGATGCACAGCTGAGTGCTGAATATTTGCTATCAGTTTATCATCCTTCAGATATGCCTGCGTTAATGCCATTGATCAAGCAGGCTGGCTTTTATCGAATTCTGAAACGAGTATACAAAGTCGACAAACAATATGGAAAGCTTGTGCAAACATACTTTGAAGACGCAGAAGACCAAGATTTGGTCTTTGACTGCATTGCGGAATGTTTACGACCTCATAGCGAACTgagccaaaggcaaagacaGGAAGTGTTGGAAGTTATCGAAAATCACGCAAAGGATTTGCTTGAGCTGAGCCCCGAGCGTTCGGCCTCGACGCTTGCATCGCAGGAGACAGAGCTGCATCAACATATTCTAGCTTCTGCCGCTGACGCCCCTGGATTACAACATGCATATTTAAAAACGCTGCTTGAGCCAGAAGATCCGTTGGCAGATGGGCAACAAGCACTCGATCGGTATCTTGTCGAACAATATGTTCAGCTCATGTGTAAGTTTGATCCACATCATGTTTCAGACTACATCAGTCTCGTTCAGTCAGTCGACCTTCAATTAAACAACCTGTTACCCGTTATGGAAGAAACTGGTGTGGTAGATGCTGCTGTAGTCCTCATGGCCAATGCGGGACAAGTTATCGAGGCTATGGAGCGATTAGTACGGCACTTGGGAACCCTCGAATCCGCTATGGAAGGTCTTTTGCGATCGCATAACACGAAAGATGGGGAGGATGATagctctctttctctgcagCCATCGGCCGAAGCCCTTTTGGAGAGCCTGCAAAAGTATGTCCATGTTGGAATCTGGCTGTGTCAGGAACAGACAAAGGCACCGCGGAGGACCAGCGTGGTATCGAAGAATAAGACTGCCCAGGAGAACTTGTCCGCAGATGAAGCTCTCTGGCTGAATCTCATCATTGCCTGTGTACAGGTGACTCAGAATTTGGCCCCGTCTATACAGGCTGTTGCCAATGAAGATGTGCTTGACGAAGAGATGCTTTTGGCAAAGCTGCGATCGCTTGTACAGCATACATTCACTTCGTTGCTTGTTTCTACTTCAAGTCAGGCTTCGGATCAAGCAAACGGCCAGCTGGGTGCTGTTACTTTCTCAAACCCTGCATCGAACCTCTCCTTCTTGCGAGTCTTGAGATCGTTCCTCACCCAGGTCGCAGCATCGTCTCCCAGCTTGGCAGACCTTCGTAGCGTTCTTGCGTCTATATTTTCCGCGTATGCTTACGAAGAGTCTATTCTCCGCCTGTCGAATCGTCTTATAGAACGAAACTTGTTCACAAACGTCAACACATCTGTTGAGCTCCGACAGCGTGGATGGAGGCCACGGGGCTCTACCTGCGAAGCTTGTGGCAAGAGAGTCTGGGGTCCGGGCCTTGCTGGCAATTCTGTTTTTGAAGCCTGGGAAGACAAGCAAGCACTTGAAGATGCAGCCAGAAAGCAGCGACAGACACAAGTTGCGGAGCGAGCCAAAGGCCATGCAAGGATCACGGATCGTAGGAGCAAGGGGAAGAGCTTGGACATGCGGCCCTCAAGCATGCTGCTCGAGCAATACGCCGGAAACTCCAATAAGGATCAGCTGCTAGGACCGCTAGTTGTGTTGGCCTGTCGACACATCTATCACCAGACATGCCTAGATGCGTTAcaagagaagcaagagaatgGCATCTTGCCGAGGGATCTTGATTACAAGTGTCCGATTGATGGAAGAAGTCATATATGA
- a CDS encoding uncharacterized protein (BUSCO:EOG092D4IDA) codes for MAEEQTTKVAAKAKKSQKTSPIATANDRTDDEFIRDYLKPSEGWTSWTHPLTKQNYTLGLLSPHVLSKDDFKACFDIIEFTSGEDYKSASTGWHPAMKKKEMKSPDLRYILVKDESGTVKGFTSLMPTFENHEPVLYCYEVHLLPELQGSGLGKHLMNFLITIAENIPSTKKVMLTCFISNTNGLRFYEKIGFTKDGFSPRDRVLRGGKIVRPDYVILSRETAHVELVDGEMELEDEN; via the exons ATGGCTGAAGAACAGACGACCAAAGTCGCAGCCAAGGCTAAAAAATCTCAAAAAACTAGCCCAATTGCTACGGCCAACGATAGGACCGATGACGAGTTTATTAGAGATTATTTAAAGCCAAG CGAAGGATGGACATCATGGACACATCCCCTCACAAAGCAGAACTATACCCTTGGGCTTCTATCGCCTCATGTTCTCAGCAAAGACGACTTCAAGGCATGCTTCGACATCATTGAGTTTACTAGCGGAGAGGACTATAAGAGCGCTTCGACGGGATGGCATCCCGCtatgaaaaagaaggagatgaagtCGCCGGACCTGCGATATATCCTAGTCAAAGATGAAAGCGGCACAGTCAAGGGGTTTACTTCGCTGATGCCCACGTTTGAGAACCACGAGCCTGTGCTGTACTGCTATGAGGTGCATTTGTTACCTGAGCTACAGGG TTCCGGCCTCGGCAAGCACCTCATGAACttcctcatcaccatcgcGGAGAACATCCCTTCCACCAAAAAAGTCATGCTTACATGCTTCATCAGCAACACCAACGGCCTTCGATTCTACGAAAAAATCGGCTTCACCAAAGATGGGTTTTCACCTAGAGATCGCGTACTAAGAGGAGGCAAAATTGTGCGCCCTGATTATGTGATTCTGAGTCGTGAGACGGCACATGTTGAGCTTGTAGATggggagatggagctggaagatgagaattAG
- a CDS encoding uncharacterized protein (BUSCO:EOG092D1KPD) — translation MAATNGSAKILDHTTALQVLEEYKTRDGLDRQELMDTAKHGGLTYNDFLILPGYIGFPASEVTLDSAVTKRITLKTPFVSSPMDTVTEHEMAIHMALQGGLGVIHHNCSPEAQADMVRKVKRYENGFILDPVVITRDTTVGEAIALKEKWGFGGFPVTEDGKIGSKLLGIVTNRDIQFEDDHTAPVSKVMVHDLITAPDGVTLTEANKILSQSKKGKLPIVDKDFNLVAMISRSDLTKNQHFPLASKLPHSKQLLCAAAIGTRPEDKLRLQKLVEAGLDIVILDSSQGNSMYQVEMIKWTKAQFPDLDVIGGNVVTREQAASLIAAGVDGLRIGMGSGSACITQEVMAVGRPQAAAVHAVSSFAARFGVPCIADGGIQNVGHIAKGLALGASTIMMGGLLAGTTESPGTSFVSREGKLVKAYRGMGSIDAMQDKKAGNGGKDSQKSNAGTARYFSEGDSVLVAQGVAGAVAHRGSISKFVPYLAAGLKHSMQDCGMRSLKELHECAATGTLRFELRTASAQLEGNVNMESYEKKLYA, via the exons ATGGCCGCCACCAACGGTTCTGCCAAGATCCTCGACCACACCACTGCTCTGCAGGTGCTGGAAGAGTACAAGACTCGTGATGGCCTCGACAGACAGGAGCTCATGGACACGGCCAAGCACGGCGGCCTGACCTACAATGACTTCCTCATCCTGCCTGGCTACATTGGCTTCCCTGCGTCAGAGGTGACCCTGGACTCTGCCGTCACCAAGCGCATCACCCTCAAGACCCCCTTCGTCTCCTCGCCCATGGACACAGTCACTGAGCACGAGATGGCCATCCACATGGCTCTCCAGGGCGGTCTGGGTGTTATCCACCACAACTGCTCTCCCGAGGCTCAGGCCGACATGGTGCGCAAGGTCAAGCGTTACGAGAACGGCTTCATTCTTGACCCCGTTGTCATCACCCGCGACACCACGGTTGGCGAGGCCATCGCTCTTAAGGAGAAATGGGGCTTCGGTGGTTTCCCAGTCACAG AGGACGGAAAGATTGGCTCAAAGCTGCTTGGTATTGTCACCAACCGAGACATCCAGTTCGAAGATGACCACACCGCACCTGTCTCCAAGGTCATGGTCCACGACCTCATCACTGCTCCCGATGGCGTTACCCTGACCGAGGCGAACAAAATCCTGTCCCAGtccaagaagggcaagctCCCCATCGTCGACAAGGACTTCAACCTGGTTGCCATGATTTCTCGCTCTGACTTGACCAAGAACCAGCACTTCCCGCTGGCTTCTAAGCTTCCCCACAGCAAGCAGCTtctctgcgctgctgccattggcaccCGCCCTGAGGACAAGCTCCGTCTGCAGAAGCTGGTCGAGGCTGGTCTTGACATTGTTATCCTCGATAGCTCTCAAGGCAACAGCATGTACCAGGTTGAGATGATCAAGTGGACCAAGGCTCAGTTCCCCGATCTGGATGTTATCGGTGGAAACGTTGTTACCCGAGAGCAGGCTGCCAGCCTCATCGCTGCTGGCGTCGACGGTCTCCGAATTGGTATGGGAAGTGGCTCTGCCTGCATCACTCAGGAGGTCATGGCCGTCGGCCGACCCCAGGCAGCTGCTGTTCACGCAGTCAGCAGCTTCGCTGCCCGCTTTGGCGTTCCTTGCATTGCTGATGGCGGCATCCAAAATGTTGGCCACATTGCCAAGGGTCTTGCTCTCGGCGCTTCCACCATCATGATGGGTGGCCTGTTGGCTGGTACAACTGAGTCTCCTGGTACTTCTTTCGTTTCTCGCGAAGGAAAGTTGGTCAAGGCCTACCGTGGTATGGGCTCCATTGATGCTATGCAGGATAAGAAGGCTGGTAATGGCGGCAAGGACAGCCAGAAGAGCAACGCCGGTACTGCTCGCTACTTCTCTGAAGGCGACAGTGTCTTGGTTGCCCAGGGTGTCGCTGGTGCCGTGGCTCACCGAGG ATCGATCTCCAAGTTTGTTCCTTACCTTGCTGCTGGTCTCAAGCACTCCATGCAGGACTGCGGTATGCGCAGCCTCAAGGAGCTGCATGAGTGTGCCGCCACTGGCACCCTGCGATTTGAACTTCGCACAGCCAGCGCTCAGTTGGAGGGTAACGTGAACATGGAATCTtacgagaagaagctttaCGCATAA
- a CDS encoding uncharacterized protein (TransMembrane:2 (i89-108o128-151i)) yields MSGSDVDGSDGEYMSDNQSSGSDDQDSPPPPLSQNYFAPPFYGRPPTPLPPSPSLTSLLRPSRPTTPDASDDDIAPVPRTAPKVPTYEYYGFVLYLFSSLIFLMYLLWSYLPSPFLHALGIYYYPDRWWALAVPAFLVMTVVYIYVALAAYNLEILTVPMTSVETIVDGAGALAMIDSKGRLKGSGKREKKCESNGKLRWREVWNEGTDAVLDVPLAGVCEVLYGEGRDVSDGEEEML; encoded by the coding sequence ATGTCTGGCTCAGACGTGGACGGATCCGATGGCGAATACATGTCCGACAACCAGTCCTCGGGCTCCGACGACCAAGActcgcctccgccgcctctgTCGCAGAACTACTTTGCGCCTCCATTCTACGGCCGGCCGCCCACGCCTCTgcccccatcgccatctctcACGTCGCTCCTCCGTCCTTCGCGCCCGACGACTCCAGATGCCTCGGACGACGACATCGCTCCCGTGCCGCGCACCGCGCCGAAAGTGCCGACGTACGAGTACTACGGCTTCGTGCTGTACCTGTTCAGcagcctcatcttcctcatgTACCTGCTCTGGAGCTACCTGCCGTCGCCGTTCCTGCACGCGCTGGGCATCTACTACTACCCGGACCGCTGGTGGGCGCTGGCCGTGCCGGCGTTCCTGGTGATGACGGTGGTGTACATTTAcgtggcgctggcggcgtaCAACCTGGAGATTCTGACGGTGCCGATGACGAGCGTGGAGACGATTGTGGACGGGGCGGGCGCGTTGGCGATGATTGATTCCAAGGGCAGGCTAAAGGGCAGCGGCAAGCGGGAGAAGAAGTGCGAGAGCAATGGAAAGCTGAGGTGGAGGGAGGTTTGGAACGAGGGGACGGATGCGGTGCTGGATGTGCCGCTGGCGGGGGTCTGTGAGGTGTTGTATGGGGAGGGGAGGGATGTGTCTGAtggtgaagaggagatgCTATGA
- a CDS encoding uncharacterized protein (TransMembrane:1 (i343-361o)): MDILKVLSRGIKKSAKSSLSGGSAVGKLPSSGTKTNPQLYHDEVRGQKRKRDVEEPESKIPEVLPEVDFFAPKDVAESKPAKKAEAKKGSKRAASPDAEAGAKLLSADECRQLLRSHRLKVTLLGKRDEQHKVKKSKKKKAVVEVKKDKKPPQLNPQPLVSFGQLRSTYNLSRRVAENLSYQGYRVPTEVQMGSMPLLIRPDLALKGEEGLENGIDLLAVAPTGSGKTISFLVPAINNIMRRRAQEKLHGIHELEAIVIVPTRELAYQIVNVGNQLVKGTGLKILGMRKGMILAAESQDIGEDDSDDDEEKPEESENEEEEDDEEEEEEDDDEKKRKSRKPKVMSKVDILITTPLLLLNFLTSGSASTQKVLPTVRDLILDEADVLLDPLFREQTLGIWNACSSSDLRLSFWSATMGSNIETLVTEKLASRAESLGITQRPLVRLVVGLKDTAVPNIMHRLIYTASEQGKLLGLRQLLRPTSSIDSGPPLRPPFLVFTQTIERATALQEELKYDIPLEAGGSSRIAALHSGLPDAARAAIMRKFRAGEIWVLITTDVLARGVDFAGVNGVLNYDVPGSSAAYVHRAGRTGRAGREGGIAVTFYTKDDIPFVKTVANVIAESEKQAGKTAEESSVQKWLLDALPNVGKEDRKKLKERGVESRRSGNTAQITSRSGYERRKEHNRQGAIEGSKKRKMEAGEDNGKGNRDGEWGGIDD; encoded by the coding sequence ATGGATATCCTCAAAGTACTGTCGCGCGGTATCAAGAAGAGCGCAAAGTCATCGCTCTCAGGCGGCAGCGCAGTGGGCAAATTGCCCTCCTCGGGAACAAAGACCAACCCGCAGCTCTACCACGACGAAGTTCGCGGCCAGAAACGAAAGCGCGATGTCGAAGAGCCCGAAAGCAAGATCCCAGAAGTGCTCCCCGAAGTCGACTTCTTTGCGCCCAAGGACGTTGCGGAATCGAAACctgccaagaaggccgaggcgaagaagggctcCAAGCGGGCGGCCAGTCCTGATGCTGAAGCGGGAGCGAAGCTTTTGAGCGCTGACGAGTGTCGCCAGCTGCTGAGGTCGCATCGATTGAAGGTGACGCTGCTGGGAAAACGGGACGAGCAGCATAAAGTCAagaagtcgaagaagaagaaggccgtcgtcgaggtgaagaaggacaagaagccgccgcagctGAATCCGCAGCCATTGGTGTCGTTTGGCCAATTGCGAAGCACATACAACTTGTCACGCAGGGTAGCTGAGAATCTCTCATACCAGGGCTACCGTGTGCCGACAGAGGTTCAGATGGGAAgcatgccgctgctgatTCGGCCTGATCTGGCGCTGAAAGGCGAGGAAGGGCTGGAGAATGGCATTGACTTGCTGGCTGTGGCGCCGACGGGAAGTGGAAAGACGATTAGCTTCCTTGTTCCTGcgattaataatattatgaggaggagagcgcaggagaagctgcatgGAATTCATGAGCTTGAAGCGATTGTGATTGTGCCGACTCGAGAGCTTGCGTATCAGATTGTCAATGTTGGGAATCAGCTGGTCAAGGGAACTGGACTCAAAATTCTCGGAATGAGAAAGGGCATGATTCTTGCTGCTGAAAGTCAAGACATTGGTGAGGATGACtcggacgacgacgaagaaaagCCAGAGGAGTctgaaaatgaagaagaagaagatgacgaggaggaagaggaggaggatgatgatgagaaaaagagaaagagcaGGAAGCCCAAAGTCATGTCAAAAGTGGATATTTTGATCACAacgcctcttctgctgctcaacTTCCTGACTTCTGGATCGGCGAGCACACAAAAGGTTCTACCAACGGTTCGCGATCTGATATTGGACGAGGCAGATGTCCTCCTTGACCCCTTGTTCCGCGAACAGACTCTTGGTATCTGGaatgcctgcagcagctcagaCCTTCGGCTCTCATTCTGGTCCGCGACTATGGGATCCAACATCGAGACGCTGGTTACTGAAAAGCTGGCTTCGCGGGCAGAGTCTCTGGGCATTACTCAAAGACCATTGGTTCGATTGGTTGTCGGTCTGAAGGACACTGCTGTGCCGAATATTATGCATAGGTTGATTTACACTGCCAGCGAGCAGGGAAAGCTTCTCGGTCTGCGACAGCTCTTACGACCTACTTCAAGCATCGACTCAGGGCCGCCGCTGCGACCGCCTTTCCTTGTGTTTACGCAGACTATTGAACGAGCCACGGCTTTGCAAGAGGAACTCAAGTACGACATTCCCCTCGAGGCGGGTGGTTCATCTAGAATAGCTGCTCTGCACAGTGGCCTCCCCGATGCAGCCCGGGCGGCCATTATGCGAAAATTCCGGGCTGGAGAGATTTGGGTTCTCATCACCACCGATGTTTTAGCTCGAGGTGTTGACTTTGCTGGTGTCAATGGAGTCCTGAACTACGATGTTCCCGGCTCGAGTGCCGCCTATGTGCACCGAGCCGGAAGAACAGGACGAGCCGGCCGCGAGGGCGGCATCGCCGTTACTTTCTACACCAAGGATGACATTCCCTTTGTAAAGACTGTGGCAAACGTCATTGCCGAAAGCGAGAAGCAAGCCGGCAAGACAGCCGAGGAATCTTCAGTGCAAAAGTGGCTGCTCGATGCTCTGCCAAACGTCGGCAAGGAAGACAGGAAGAAGCTCAAAGAAAGGGGTGTGGAgtcgagaagaagcgggAACACCGCCCAGATTACATCCAGGAGCGGATATGAGCGGCGCAAGGAGCACAACAGGCAGGGTGCTATTGAAGgaagcaagaagaggaagatggaggctgGTGAGGATAATGGCAAGGGCAATAGGGATGGCGAATGGGGCGGCATTGATGATTAG